The Sulfurimonas aquatica genomic sequence AAAAATTAAAGTGCCAAGTTCAGAAGAAAAAGATAAAACCCTTGCAACAAAAAAGGTAAACGATCAAGAAGAAAAACCAAGTAGAGAAGAAAACAAAACTGACTTCGAATCTCTTGACGAGTGCATTTTTTACTTTGAAGAGGATGGGTATAAAATCGTAAAAAATATTAAAAATGATAACTTAGGTCAAATAACCCTACGTCGCTATGTAATGGACGAGCATAGTGAAATAACTATTGACAATAGTGGTGCAAAAATAACTATTACAAAAACCGTTAATGGCAAAGTAGTTAACTAAAAAACTACTCTTATCTAATGCCTAGTTTTGTAAGAAGAAATATAACGCTGTAGTATGCAAAGATTGTCAATGCAACAGAGATAGCTAAACTCGGATAAAAACTTAATCCTCTTTTAATGAGAATCGGAAAAGAGATAAAGAGTGTCATAGATGGGGCTATCAACCAAACTATAGAGTTTGAGAACTCCACAGCGCTTTTACTCTCATTTGTATCTACGTACATCCATATCATAGCAAGTATGGAAACTAAAGGAATAGCCGCTAACATTGCACCTGCCAAAGAGTTTCTCTTTGCAATCTCTGAAATTAGAACTATTAAAAACGTTGTAATAAGTAATTTTATAACATAGTAAACCATTAATTTTGAACCTGTTTTTGATTTGTTATCTGCTGTAGATAGTTAGAGATGTTAATAAGTGAGAATGTCACTAAAAATATCATAAGACCTGGGAAAAAACTCACCCACCAAGCTATCTCTACTACGTCTTTTCCACCACTTAAAATTGTCCCCCAACTCATTTGTGGAGCGACAATCCCTAAACCTAAAAAACTAAGACCAGACTCTGCAAGTATCGCACCCCCTACTCCAAAAGTAAAGCTAACGAAGTATATCGGTGCGAGTATAGGTGCATAGTATTTAAAAAGTATTTTAGTTTTACTTACCTTAGCAATATCTAAGATTTTTATATAGGGCTGCGACTTTATCTTAAAACTCTCAGAACGTATAAGTCTCGCTGTTGTCATCCATCCTGTTATAGATATAATGACTATGAGAACCCATGTTGAAGCGTTTACGTAACTTACAAGTGCAAGTAGTAAGAAAAATGTAGGAAAAGTTAAAAAGAGATCAACTGCAACAACAAACGCCTTATCAACATTTCCTCGAAAATATCCTGCAGTAGAACCGAGTATAAGTCCTACTAAAGAAGCTATAAATGCACTTCCAACACCTATGCTTAAAGAGACTTTTCCACCTTCCATAAGCCGTGCCAATATATCGCGACCTAGTCTATCTGTTCCTAGTAGGTTGTCTAGAGAGGGTGGAAGTAAAATACTACTACTGTTGAGGGTATATGCATCATGTATGTAAAAGTATCCACCAAAAAAAGAGAAAACAAATACAAAAAGAAGAACAGCTATGCTAAATTTTGGCATAGCTATTACTGTTTTATTCCTAAGAGAGTCTGCATCATCTGATCTACAGTTGTTATGATTTTAGCTGCTGCACCATAAGATGTCTGGTACTTTATAAGATTTGTCAACTCTTCATCTATGCTTACTTTTGATACTGACATATATTCTAATTCTGTCGCGTTATACTGAGTCGAGACAGTTTCAGACTTAGTGATTGCCGCGTTTGTAGAGACTCCTATATAGGTCGAAGTTATGTCAAACATGCCATAGATTGTGGAGTTATATGTCTCATTAGCTACTTGAAAGTCATATGATTCAAACTGCTGTTGCACCATTGCTAATGCCATTTTATTATCACCCGCTAAGCCAGAAAATCCAGAAGATATTGATGTAGGGTTTGTCTCAAATTCAGAAGCGAGTCTTATATTTGTAGCACTATCACCATCTAAAAATTTTCCAAGTCCAATCGCTCCTGCAAAATTACTTCCTGATGCAAATGATGTATCTTCAAGTTGATCAGAAATTGCAAAAGTATAGCCTTGAGATTCAAAAAGATTGTCCATTGCGAGATCTAACTTAAGATCGCCATTCGCATTTGCCTTGTAACTGAAGTTTATAAAATCATCTATATTGTTGTTCGCGTTTCCATCACCATTATCATCACCATTTGCTAAAATCTGTCCCTCTATCGAGTTACTCCCAGAAGCTCCACTCATAGACGTGTATACATCTATTTCTATACTTCTTCGTGCAACCTCATTCCCATCTATGTCATAAACGATCATGTCAAACGCACCCTCATTAATATTTAGGTTTGAGCTAAGAAGTGAGTCATTTGCATCTAACTCAATATAACTTGATTCCATTTTTGTGCGAGAACTCTGAGCATAAAGATTATTTGTAGATTCAACTAAACCTTTTGAAAAAGCATTTAACTGTGTTATAACATTTTGTATAGTTCCATCTACAGGCATACCACTCGTAGTGTCTATCGCTCCACCACGTAAAGAGAGAATTGCACCGACTTTACCACCTTTTATGACATCAGACATTGGGAGCAGTGCACCATCTTGTCTCTCATAAGATATCTCATTAAACCCGAGAGGATTTTGATCATTGTTTATATGAATAGGGTGAAATGTACTTCCATCCACGATATTAAAACCACCAACATTGAGTGTATAACTTCCTGTTCTAGTATTTGCATTAGAATCAAAACTAATATCAGATTGAAGTTGACCTTGAGAAACTTTTGAGCCTATAAGCTGAGAGAGACTTTTTTCTATAACATTTCTCTTATCACGTAGATCATTTGCAGCATAGTTTCCTGCTACTTCTGCATTGTCTATAGACTTGTTTACTTCTGCGAGTTGCTTTGCTAAGTCATTTACTTGGTTTATAGTTGCGCTTAACTGATCATCTAGCTGAGACTGAAGTTTCACAACTTGATCTTGTGTGTCATTTATATGTCTTGTAAGAGTCTGCGTTTGTTGTGAGAGTGCTACTTTTATTGAGTCATTTCCAGGATTATCTGCAAAAGTTTGCCACATATTGTAGTACTCTGAGAGATCGTTTTTTATACCAACACCGTCTATCTCTGGAAAATAAGTCGAGAGTTGCTCTAGAGTTTGTTGCTCAAACTGACTATACTCTTTTTCAGCAGATACAGTTGAAAATCTATCAAATACAAAGTTATCAAAAACTCTTTTTATATCTTGAACATCAGTACCATTACCAATATTACCAATTCGTGAGTTAATTGGAGTTGCTGCACTTGTTACGACTCTTTGTCTTGTATAGCCCTCTGTCTCAGCATTAGCAATATTATGTCCAGTAGTATTAATACCTACTTGAGCAGCGTTTAATCCGGTATAGCCTGTGTGAAGCGTGTTAAAAAGTGAGCCAGCCATCTTATGCTCTCACTTCCAAAATTGAAGAGTCTTTAGATGCTACTTTATTATATCCTTGCATCTCAGTTGGAACTAACCTTTCTAAAAATGTATTGTAAAGATTACTTACAACTAGAACCAATTTTGCATAGTGCTTATTTACCTCTCTGAGTTTAGAGAGTTCAACCTTTAATTCATCTAGAAGTTTATGTTGTTCTGGATTTAAAAGGTTTGGAAGTTGTGTATCAGGGTTAGATGTCATCAGATTAGATATTTCATAGTCGATAATAGCTTTTTTTGCTTCAAAACTTTTTAATTTTTCTTCTTTTAAAGAGAGTCTGTCAAATTGAGTATCGTGACTTGCTTTTTTTATATCTTCGATATCTGATTCAGTTATTTTAATGATATCCCTTAAATCTTTTAAGGCATTTTGTAGATGATGAGACAACATATCTAACTCCTGTTTCTTTAATTTTTAAAGTAAACTCTCTGCAATCTTTTTAGATAAAGCTTCTATATTTACTTTGTACTCCCCAGAGTTTATTGACTCTCGAAGTTGTTCTACCTTGCTCATATCACCCTGTTTAGTGATATTTACACCCTGTTTTTGTTCTTTGGTTTCATTTGTTTTACTTGCATAAGCACCCTGTAAAACTGAACTATTTGTTTGTGAAATCATAATAAGTCCTTTAGTCTCTCATATTAGTTTATTAGTTATACAACTATATCGACTAAAAAATAAAAACATAAAGACAAATTACGCCTAATTTAGAGAATTCTTTTGACTTAGATAATCATAAAGCATTTGCGAAAAACCAAACCCGCCAGCACTAGCTTTACTGAGTTCGTCTCGGTACATTGATTTATATATTTTATCGCCTGGATCGTTTTGAGATGAGAAGAGATTTTTCTCATCTTTCATCGCGTTATCCATAAGCATTTTTAGTATTACAGACTCAAACGCGTCGGTTTGCTCACGGAGTGATTTATCCTCTGCGTTTACGTCTATCTTTGGGATAGCATTTTGAGTGGCCATCATCTGCGCTTGCGTTCCAATAGCGTTCATACCGTAACTCATTATATTACCTTTAAGTCGGCAGATATGCTTCCTGCCGTTTTCATCGCCTCTAATATAGAAATGATATCTTTAGGAGAAGCCCCTAACTTTTGTAAAGATCTTACAAGGTTTGCAACTGTCGTTGTCCCCTCTTTTGTATAGATCTGGTTTTCATTAAGCCCTATAACCATGTTATCATCAACAGCCATTGAACCTTCAGGTTGTGATAGGTTTTCTTGTTCTACTATCTTGATAGTAATGTCGCCATGAGTGATGACGACAGGCTTAAGCGTTATATTTACTCCTGCAACTATTGTTCCAGTTCTCTCGTTTATTATTATTTTGTTAGCAGTTGTGTAGTCCATATCTATCTCTTGAACCTCTGCTAAAAACTCTATCATTGAGCGATTTTGTGGACATTGGAGTCTTATGCTTCTAGAGTCTTTTGCTACGGCTACAGGCGTGCTGTAGAACTTATTTATAGCATTTTGAACGCTAATGGCGTTTTTAAACCCTGACTCTTTTAGAGAAAGAGTTGCATACTCTTGGTTAAAAAGGTCTATATTTATCTCGCGTTCTATAAAACCGCCATCAAAGACCGTACCGGTAGTTGGATGGGACTCATTTGCGCCACCTGAGTTTTTTCCACCTATACTGATAGAGCCTTGCGCAAGCGCGTAAATCTTTCCATCGACCCCTTTAAGAGGTGTCATAAGCAGTGTTCCGCCCTCAAGTGATTTTGCATCACCTATGGAAGAGACGTTAACGCTAAACTTATCACCCTGTCTTGCAAAAGGTTTCATTGTTGCAGTTACTACAACCGCTGCAACGTTTTTTGACTTAATGTCTATGGCGTTCATGTCAATGTTCATAGCTTTTAGCATGTTTGAGATTGATTGCAGAGTAAATTTTGAAGTTGTTCCATCACCAGTTTTTTTGAGACCTACTACAAGTGAGTAGCCTATAATCTGATTTTCACGCACGCCTACGATGTTAGATACATCCTGTATCTTTGTTGCGTTTAATGAAGAGAGTAGTAATAAAGTGAGTAGTAAATATTTCATTGTTCTTCCTTGAATTACTCAAGAAATAGCAATTATTATTCCACTATTTCGCTTTACTCGCCACTTAGGTAAGTAAGCGTCGTGTTTCCAAACTTTTTTGATTTGCTAACTTTAAATGGACCTAGTTCATCAGGAATTTCTAAGCCAGTCATATGTTCGACTATCACTAATCTACAATTTTGGACAGGTAGTTTTGCTATCAAATCCATAGTTTTATCATAGATATCTTCCATTCCCTCACGAATGCTAAAAGGAGGATCAACGTAAAAATATGCCTCTTCATCACTCTTTTGTAGTTTTTTGACAATGGCGTTTATGTTTGAGAAACTATCGCCACCGAGTACTTCACAAGCGCTTGGGTCAGTTTGAGCTATATTATCTTTGAGAGTTTTGAGAGCGTCTCTATCTTGTTCCATAAAGTATATTTTTTTTGCTCCACGGCTTAGCGCTTCAAGACCTATAGAGCCACTTCCTGAGAAGACCTCAACAAAGTTCGCGTCAACTATGTCAAACTGCAGGGTATTAAAAAATGACTCTAAAACTATAGACTTTGAACTCCGCGTTGTAGCTTTAGAAGGAAGTTTTAGAACCTTTCCCCTAAACTTACCTGAGATGATTTTTTTACTAAGTTTATTCGAGTTATTTTTCATAAAACGCTTTTACCGTTCTTAATATATTTTGTTTATACTCTTGCGTTAGTACTTCTATTCTCTGCTCTAATATGGAAAAATCCATAGACTCATAGAGTTCATCCTCTTCTTGAGCAACTTGTGGTTCGAGAAAGTCTTTATACAACTCTTTATACTTTTTTTCTAACTCAAGAATTAGCTGAGACTTTGAAAATGGCTTGATTAGGTCTGCGTTAGGCTCACTAGAGATATAAAAGCATCTCACGTCATTCAAGCACTCTTCATCACGAACGACTATGTCGCACTTTTTAGAACTACATAGATATTTTGATAAAAAAAGCTCTAAAGATTTTTGTAATAGTGGTGACTTACACTCAACAGCAACTCTCATAATCATCCTTGTAAATAGTGGTTTATGCTATATTTTATATCTTCGTCTACGTCAGTAGCGCTTCTAAGCATCCACTCTAAGTAAGCTCTATCACTCTGAGCCACCTCTTCAATATACTTGCCCTTATGTTTTCCAAAACTAAACTTCTGAAGTAAAACGTTTTTAAAGCTTAACTCTTTCATTTTGTCTACGTCACATATATCTTCTAAGTATTCAAATAAAAGTAGATTTACTAAGGCGTCGCTTAGAGCGTTATGAGCGACTAAAGCATCTTTAATTCCATACTTTACTTTACTTACCTCTTCAGCTTTATAAAGTTTTAATTCATAACGCAGAACTTGAAGGGAGAAGAGTTCACACTCGGGTATGAGATGTTTTGTTACTTTAAGAGTATCTATCACGTCGCCCTTCCAAAAAAAACCACTGCTAGAGAGTTTTTCTAAGTCAAAGTTTATATTGTGAGCTACAAGAGTATTGTCCTCTGTGTTATGCTCTTGGAGGTACTTAAAGAGTTCACTCTTTATAAATGCGGGCTTCTCTTTTATCATCTCATTTGTAATATGATGTATGCTCGAAGCCTCTGGCGGTATTTTTTTGCCTTCATTTACCAGTTCATACTTTATCTCTTTAGTCTCTTTATTTATAATTGCGACTGAGCATATCTTGTCGCTACTCTCTACTCCCGTAGTTTCCGTATCTATAAAAATCAACATCGCTCTATTTTAACCTTTTTACAACGCATACTGAGTATCATAAAGGAGAAGTATCCCCCAACTAATACAAAACCATAAAGAGTATAGATATTAAACCAATCAAAAATAGCGCTCCCAGACGTAAAAAGCTTTGTAAATGCAACCACTAAAATCATCTGTGCTCCCACTAGCCAGATTATTAGCATGAACCACTTTCTCCATACTTTTACTAAGTCTCCATAGCCTATCTCTTTGATCTTCTCTTGTTTACCTTCACTTGGGCAACTAAGCAGAGTTAATCTATATCCGTTTATGCATCTGTTAAATATTGGTTTGAGTTCTCTAAAGAGTGAAAGCAAAAGGGTTAAACTCCAAGATAGAACAAACCAAAACTTAAAAACTAAAAAAAGAGCTTCATAAACACTTTGGTTTAACTCCAAAGAACCTTGGTTTACGTATATGCCCAATGTAATAAACGCAGATATAAGGCAAGCCATTAAAATACTGTTTAGCGTTAATCTAAGAGACCAAAATAGCCAAAGAAGTATATAAAACCTACTCACCTTTTTTTCCAAATCCCTCTAACATATCATGATAATGTTCTAGCGTTATAAAACTTTTCTCAAACCTATAACGGATGATAAACTCAACCACCCTATCTTTAAACTCTGTCTCTACGTTTTCTACTCTGCCATAGTATGCTAAAGAACTATTTTTACTCTTAATAGACGCATTTTTATCATAACTAATAGCCAAGATTTGTAGATACTTCCCCTCTTTTATCTCCCCTAAAGTCTCACTCAACAGAGACGCTCCTGAGAGATTTATAGCCTTGTAAGCAAAGAGTTCTTCAAAGCTATCAACTTTTTTATCAATACCAATCTCTATAAATATTTTCCTTAACTCATTAAGATTATCTTTTCTAGCTACTTCATAACCAGATATCTTACTTGTTAAGTTTTTTAGCCTATCAAGTGCTGAACTCATAACAATTTCCTTTGCAAAAGTATATCAAAATACTCTTGAGCTTTTAGAGATAGAATAAAGCTTATTATTGATATAATTGAAATATAGATATAAATAAAGAGAGTATATGGATTACTTAAAAACACAAGCTGCGAAGTCTCTTCAAGGGACTATAAAAATCTCTGGCGCTAAAAACGCGTCTCTTCCACTTATTGCGATGACAATTCTTGCTAAAAACCGCGTTAGCATCAAGAACTTACCTCATGTTGCAGATATAAAGACTCTTTTAAAGCTTCTCTCGAACTTAGGCTCAAAGTGTGAGTTTTCAGATGATGGCGTTTTAGTAGACACTTCATCTATTCATGAAACCAAAGCTACTTATGACATAGTAAAGACTATGAGAGCGTCCATCTTAGTTTTGGGTCCACTTTTAGCACGCTTTGGCCATTGTGAAGTTTCACTTCCTGGTGGCTGTGCGATAGGTCAACGCCCAATTGATTTACATCTAAAAGCTTTAGAGCAGATGGGTGCAAAGATAGATATCCGTGCGGGTTATATAGAAGCAAGTGCAAAAGATGGCCTTAAAGGGTGTGAAATAATTTTTGACAAGATAACTGTAACGGGTACGGCAAACATTGTAATGGCTGCAACACTTGCAAAAGGTATCACAACTATTACAAATGCAGCTCGTGAGCCTGAAGTTGTTCAACTTTGCGAAGTTTTAAACAGTAGTGGAGTAAAGATAGAAGGGATTGGTTCAGCTATTTTAACCATTCATGGAACTGCTGGAGAGCTAGTTGACATAAAAGAGTTTTCAATCATACCAGATCGTATAGAAGCGGGGACATACCTCTGTGCTGGTGCGATAACAAAGTCTGAGATTACTCTTACAAATGTTGAGCCTAAACACTTAGGTGCAGTGCTTGCAAAACTAGAAGAGATGGGAAGTAGCTTTACGATAACCGATGACACTATCACTATACATCCGGGAGAAAATATCAAACCTGTTAAAATAGTTACACAGGAGTATCCTGCGTTTCCTACAGATATGCAAGCTCAATTTTTAGCTCTTGCAACTCAAGCGGATGGCGTTTCAATCATAGAAGAGAGACTTTTTGAGAATCGCTTCATGCATGTGAGTGAACTCCAACGTATGGGTGCTGACATAAGTCTCAATGGTCACACAGCGACCGTAAGTGGTAAAAGTGAATTAAGTGGAACTGATGTTATGGCGACAGATTTGAGGGCTTCAAGTGCTTTAGTCTTAGCGGCACTCGTTGCAAGTGGCCAAACGAATATACACCGTATCTATCATCTTGATCGTGGATATGACTCCCTAGAGAAGAAGCTTGAGGGTGTTGGAGCGAAAATCGAGCGTTTAAAAGAGTAGGAAATTACTCTTCAAAAATTATCATCTCATAGATAGACCTAGTCGTTACAAGGGCCTTATCTGGTGAAACAGAGTGGGAGTTTTGCGCACGATTTACTTCATGGCGAAGCTCTGCCATCTCTTTTTCCATCGAGTCTACATTCTCTTTTAAACGCAGGATTATATCTACGCCTGCGAGATTCACACCTAACTCCCTAGTTAAACGCAGTATGAGCTTTATCTTGTCTATATCGCGTTGAGAGTAGAGTCTTAT encodes the following:
- a CDS encoding flagellar basal body P-ring protein FlgI → MKYLLLTLLLLSSLNATKIQDVSNIVGVRENQIIGYSLVVGLKKTGDGTTSKFTLQSISNMLKAMNIDMNAIDIKSKNVAAVVVTATMKPFARQGDKFSVNVSSIGDAKSLEGGTLLMTPLKGVDGKIYALAQGSISIGGKNSGGANESHPTTGTVFDGGFIEREINIDLFNQEYATLSLKESGFKNAISVQNAINKFYSTPVAVAKDSRSIRLQCPQNRSMIEFLAEVQEIDMDYTTANKIIINERTGTIVAGVNITLKPVVITHGDITIKIVEQENLSQPEGSMAVDDNMVIGLNENQIYTKEGTTTVANLVRSLQKLGASPKDIISILEAMKTAGSISADLKVI
- a CDS encoding flagellar biosynthesis anti-sigma factor FlgM yields the protein MISQTNSSVLQGAYASKTNETKEQKQGVNITKQGDMSKVEQLRESINSGEYKVNIEALSKKIAESLL
- a CDS encoding DUF3147 family protein, encoding MVYYVIKLLITTFLIVLISEIAKRNSLAGAMLAAIPLVSILAMIWMYVDTNESKSAVEFSNSIVWLIAPSMTLFISFPILIKRGLSFYPSLAISVALTIFAYYSVIFLLTKLGIR
- a CDS encoding rod-binding protein, with the translated sequence MSYGMNAIGTQAQMMATQNAIPKIDVNAEDKSLREQTDAFESVILKMLMDNAMKDEKNLFSSQNDPGDKIYKSMYRDELSKASAGGFGFSQMLYDYLSQKNSLN
- the rsmD gene encoding 16S rRNA (guanine(966)-N(2))-methyltransferase RsmD, producing the protein MKNNSNKLSKKIISGKFRGKVLKLPSKATTRSSKSIVLESFFNTLQFDIVDANFVEVFSGSGSIGLEALSRGAKKIYFMEQDRDALKTLKDNIAQTDPSACEVLGGDSFSNINAIVKKLQKSDEEAYFYVDPPFSIREGMEDIYDKTMDLIAKLPVQNCRLVIVEHMTGLEIPDELGPFKVSKSKKFGNTTLTYLSGE
- a CDS encoding heat shock protein transcriptional repressor HspR, whose protein sequence is MIHQYDEPVYLISIVAKILDIHPQTLRQYERENLICPSRSNGRIRLYSQRDIDKIKLILRLTRELGVNLAGVDIILRLKENVDSMEKEMAELRHEVNRAQNSHSVSPDKALVTTRSIYEMIIFEE
- a CDS encoding ABC transporter permease; the protein is MPKFSIAVLLFVFVFSFFGGYFYIHDAYTLNSSSILLPPSLDNLLGTDRLGRDILARLMEGGKVSLSIGVGSAFIASLVGLILGSTAGYFRGNVDKAFVVAVDLFLTFPTFFLLLALVSYVNASTWVLIVIISITGWMTTARLIRSESFKIKSQPYIKILDIAKVSKTKILFKYYAPILAPIYFVSFTFGVGGAILAESGLSFLGLGIVAPQMSWGTILSGGKDVVEIAWWVSFFPGLMIFLVTFSLINISNYLQQITNQKQVQN
- a CDS encoding exonuclease domain-containing protein, which produces MLIFIDTETTGVESSDKICSVAIINKETKEIKYELVNEGKKIPPEASSIHHITNEMIKEKPAFIKSELFKYLQEHNTEDNTLVAHNINFDLEKLSSSGFFWKGDVIDTLKVTKHLIPECELFSLQVLRYELKLYKAEEVSKVKYGIKDALVAHNALSDALVNLLLFEYLEDICDVDKMKELSFKNVLLQKFSFGKHKGKYIEEVAQSDRAYLEWMLRSATDVDEDIKYSINHYLQG
- the flgK gene encoding flagellar hook-associated protein FlgK, with the translated sequence MAGSLFNTLHTGYTGLNAAQVGINTTGHNIANAETEGYTRQRVVTSAATPINSRIGNIGNGTDVQDIKRVFDNFVFDRFSTVSAEKEYSQFEQQTLEQLSTYFPEIDGVGIKNDLSEYYNMWQTFADNPGNDSIKVALSQQTQTLTRHINDTQDQVVKLQSQLDDQLSATINQVNDLAKQLAEVNKSIDNAEVAGNYAANDLRDKRNVIEKSLSQLIGSKVSQGQLQSDISFDSNANTRTGSYTLNVGGFNIVDGSTFHPIHINNDQNPLGFNEISYERQDGALLPMSDVIKGGKVGAILSLRGGAIDTTSGMPVDGTIQNVITQLNAFSKGLVESTNNLYAQSSRTKMESSYIELDANDSLLSSNLNINEGAFDMIVYDIDGNEVARRSIEIDVYTSMSGASGSNSIEGQILANGDDNGDGNANNNIDDFINFSYKANANGDLKLDLAMDNLFESQGYTFAISDQLEDTSFASGSNFAGAIGLGKFLDGDSATNIRLASEFETNPTSISSGFSGLAGDNKMALAMVQQQFESYDFQVANETYNSTIYGMFDITSTYIGVSTNAAITKSETVSTQYNATELEYMSVSKVSIDEELTNLIKYQTSYGAAAKIITTVDQMMQTLLGIKQ
- the murA gene encoding UDP-N-acetylglucosamine 1-carboxyvinyltransferase, with amino-acid sequence MDYLKTQAAKSLQGTIKISGAKNASLPLIAMTILAKNRVSIKNLPHVADIKTLLKLLSNLGSKCEFSDDGVLVDTSSIHETKATYDIVKTMRASILVLGPLLARFGHCEVSLPGGCAIGQRPIDLHLKALEQMGAKIDIRAGYIEASAKDGLKGCEIIFDKITVTGTANIVMAATLAKGITTITNAAREPEVVQLCEVLNSSGVKIEGIGSAILTIHGTAGELVDIKEFSIIPDRIEAGTYLCAGAITKSEITLTNVEPKHLGAVLAKLEEMGSSFTITDDTITIHPGENIKPVKIVTQEYPAFPTDMQAQFLALATQADGVSIIEERLFENRFMHVSELQRMGADISLNGHTATVSGKSELSGTDVMATDLRASSALVLAALVASGQTNIHRIYHLDRGYDSLEKKLEGVGAKIERLKE